GCCGCGCACGTAGCGCAGCTGCATGTCGATCACCGGCCAGGCATAGCCGGACTCGAGCATCGCTGTGTAGTTGTGGTCGAGCTTGTCCAGCAGCGCGCAACGCGCCACTTCCAGGTATTTCACGTAATGCCCGTGCCAGACGACGTTCATGGTGTCGACGTCAAAAAACGGCACGAGGATTTCAGTGTCGCAATGCAGCACGCCCTGGCTACGCATGCAGCCTCCAGTGTTGCTCGGCGATGCGTTGCAGGCACAGGCGCAGCTCGCCTTCCAGGGCGCGGTCTTCGATGACCGGCGGGAAGTCTTTGGCGAGCGCTTCGTGCATCGCCGCCAGCGCTGGCGGCAATGGCCGCGCATCCTCGGCCTGGGCGCGCAGCCACACGCCCTGGTTGGCGGCAAGCAAGGTCGCCGCGGCGACTTGTTCGGTCAGTTCCAGCACGCGGATCGCATCGCGGGCAGCGATGGTGCCCATGCTGACCTTGTCCTGGTTATGGCACTCGGTGGAGCGCGAGAACACGCTGGCCGGCATGGTGTTTTTCAGCGCCTCGGCGGTCCAGGCGCTGGTGCCGATCTGCACGGCCTTGAAGCCATGGTTGATCATCGCGCGGTCGGCCGGGGCGCCGGACAGGTTGCTCGGCAAGCCGTGGTTGTAGCGCACATCCACCAGCAGTGCGAGCTGGCGGTCGAGCAGGTCGGCGACGTTGGCCACCAGGGTCTTGAGGCTGTCCATGGCGAAGGCGATGTGCCCGCCGTAGAAGTGCCCGCCGTGCAGCACGCGTTCTTCTTCGGCGTCGATGATCGGGTTGTCGTTGGCGCTGTTCAGTTCGATCTCAATGAAGGCGCGCAGCCAGTTCAGGCTGTCGGCCAGCACGCCGAGCACATGGGGCGCGCAACGCAGCGAGTAACGGTCCTGCAGGCGATGCAGCGGCGCGGTCGGCGCGTCGATCGCCAGGTCCTTGCGCAGCCACGCGGCGACTTGCATCTGCCCCGGGTGCGGCTTGGCGGCGAACAGGCGCTCGTCGAAATGTTCCGGGTTGCCTTGCAGCGCCACCACGTTCAACGCGGTGATGCGCGTGGCCAGTTGCAGCAGGTAGTCGGCGCGGGCGAAAGCCAGGCAGGCCAGGCCGGTCATCACGGCGGTGCCATTCATCAGCGCCAGGGCTTCCTTGGGGCGCAGCACCAGCGGCGCCCAGCCCAGTTCGCGGTGTACCTCGGCGGCCTGGCGGCGTTCGCCACGGAACATTACTTCGCGCTCGCCGGAGAGCGTTGCGGCCACGTAGGACAGCGGCGTCAGATCACCGCTGGCGCCTACCGAACCTTCTTCGGGGATCAGCGGCAATAGGTCGTGTTCGAGGAACGCGTGCAGGCGCTCGAGCAACTCCACACGCACCCCGGAAACGCCGTGGCACAGCGACTGCAAACGCGCGGCCAGCACTGCTCGGGTGGCTTGGGCGTCGAGCAACTTGCCCAGGCCGCACCCGTGAAAGGTGTACAGATGACGCGGCAAGGCCTCGACGTGCTGCAATGGCACGGCAACCACGCAGGAGTCGCCATAACCGGTGGTCACGCCATAGATCACGCCTTCCTTGTCCAGCAGCGAATCGAGAAACTGTGCGCCCTTGGCGATGCGCTGGCGATAAGCGGCATCGCCCTGCAATTGGGTCGGCGCCTGACGGTTGGCCAACGCCAGCACGTCTTCGATGCGCAATGCGCGTTCGCCAAAGGTTACCGGCTCAAGATGCGTCGTCATCGGTCTTCCAGAAAGGGTAAAAGTTGAACCACTGTTGGGGCGCTTCCAGGCAAAACTGGCCCAGGCGTGCGGCGTAGCGCGCGGTCCACAGGGCGATGACCTGCTCGCGGGTGCTGCGTTTCCATTCGATCAATTCGGCGAAAGGCTCAATGCTCAGGCGATAGCGCTGCTTGTGCTTGAGGCACATCAGCAGGTTCACCGGGCATTTGAGCAGGCCGGCCAGCAGCCACGGACCTTGCGGGAAAGCGGCGGCATGGCCGAGGAAGTCTACGCGCACCGTGCGCCCGCCGTGCAGCGGTACGCGGTCGCCGGCAATCGCCAGCCACTCGCCATCGTCCAGGCGCTGGCTGAGCAGCAGCATGGTGGCCGGGTCCAGTTCGCTGACTTGGATCAGGCGCAAGTGGGTCGCCCCGGCTTCGCCCAGCAGGCGGTTGAATTGTTCAGCATGCTTGGTGTGCACCAGCACGTTCATGGTGACTTGTTCACCGATTTCGGCGAGCGCGCGGCACACTTCCAGGTTGCCCAGATGCGCGCCCACCAGCATCTGCCCGCGTGCGCCACGCAGTTGCCCGCGCAACTGCGCCGGGTCGTTGATCTCGATCTGTTCCAGGCGCAGCTTGCCGTTCCATACGTCGAGCTTGTCGAGCAGCGAGTCGGCAAAGGCCATGAACTGGCCAAAGACTTTGCGGTGGGTGGGGCGCAAGTGCTCACGCCCGCTCCAGTCGGCCAGGCGCTGTTGGTACTGCCAGGCGCTTTGGCGCGCGGTGCGGCCGAACAGGAAAAAGTACAACACAATGCCGTACAGCACCGGGCTCAACACACGGCGGCCGAGGACCCTGGCGGCGAATGCGGTGAGTTTCATCAGCCGGTAGCTGCCGCGTTCCTCGCGGTCGGCCCAATGTTTGGTGCTGTCGCTCATGCCTGCCACCGTCGCCACAGGATCATCGGCGCACGCACCAGCATGCCGAAGAACAAGCGGGTGTGCATCGCCGAGATGCGCACGTTGTCGTGAAACAGGCGAAAGTGCGACAGGCCGTCGGCCGGGTAGTGCACCTGGGTCGGCAACCAGCGCATCGGCTGGTTGCGCCAGGCCAGGCGCACCAGGATGTCGGAGTCGAAATCCATGCGCGTGCCGATGTAGGCCGAGTCCATCAGCGACAGCACCGGCGTCAGCGGGTACACGCGAAAGCCGCACATCGAGTCGCGAATCTGCAGCGACAGGGTGTTGATCCACACCCACACGTGGGTCAGGTAGCGCGCGTACAGGCGGCCTTTGGGCACGCTGTCGTCGTATTCGGGGTAGCCGCAGATCACCGCATCGGGATGCCGGCGCGAGAGGTCGAGGAAGGTTTCGACTTCGCGCAGGTCGTGCTGGCCGTCGGCGTCCACTTGCAGGGTATGGGTGTAGCCCAGGCGTGCAGCTTCGCGGAAACCGGCCATCACCGCGCCGCCTTTGCCCTGGTTGTTGGGCAGGGTCAGCAGGGTAACGTTGTCGAGCGTCGCCAGTTGCGCCAATACCGCTGCGCAGGCCGGGCTGCTGCCGTCGTCGACCAGCAGGCAGGGCAGGCCATTGCTCAACAGGCGGCGGACCACGGCGGGTACGGCGGCTTCGTGGTTGTAGACCGGGATCAGGGCGCAGGGGTTATGCATGGAGGAGGGCTCCTGATACACCGCGTCGACTGCATCGCAGGCAAGCCAGCTCCCACATTTGAACGGCTGTGCACATAAGACTTGTGGCTGGCGCAGGTCCAGTGTGGGAGCTGGCTTGCCTGCGATTGAGCGCGAAGCGCTCACCTGGCTTACGCATTGACACTCTCCAGCACTATCCGGCCGCTTGAGCAGGCTGCGACCCCGTTGCGATAGGCGAAATACAACTTGCTGCGCTCCGGGTCAAAGCGCAGGTGCAATTCGATGTGGTCACCGGGGCGCACCAATTGCTGGAACTTGAGCACTTCCATGCCGGCGAACGTCGCCGGCAAATCCAGCAGGTGTTGGCCCAGATTGAACGCCCATTCCACCTGCACCACGCCCGGCAGCACCGGCGTGACCGGGAAGTGTCCGCTGAAGTAGGCGAGGTCCGGCGGTACGCTCAGTTGCAAGGTCCATTCGCCGTCGGCTTCGGCTTGTTCCAGTACTTCGGGCGCTTTCGGCCTCGGGGCCAGCAGCAGCGCCTCGACGTCGGCCTGGGGCAGCTTGCCCTGGCTGTTCAGCGGCAGTTGCCGCAGCAAACGCCAGCGACGCGGCAACGCCAGGGCTTCGCAATGTTGGCTCAAGTGTTGGCGCAGGTTCTGGGTGAGCATGCGCCGGCCCTGATTGCGCAGGGCATGCAAGCCTTCGGCGCTCAACACCACCAGGGCGCCGAGGGAGGCGCGGTTTTCCTGGACCACGCCCAGGCGGGTTTCCGCGACCCATGGGTGGGCCATCAATGCGTTTTCCAGCATGGGCAGGGAAATGCGTTTTTCTTCCAGCTTGACGATCCGATCCAGGCGGCCCAGCAGCTCGAAACGGCCATCGGCATGGATACGCGCGGCGTCGGCGGTGTGTTCGATATGCCCGGCGGGCAGGTAGGGCGAAGCGATGCGCAGGGCGCCGTCGGCGTCCTGGCTCAGTTGCACATCGGCGAACGGCTGCCAGGGCTGCGCGCCTTGACGCCAGGCGATGCCACCGGTTTCCGAGCTGCCGAGGATCTCGGTCGGCCATTGCTGCAACCGGTCGTACAGGCTGCCGGCGGCTTCCACGGGCAACGCGCCGCCGGACGAAAACACCCGGGACACTTGGCTCAGTGCGGGCCAATCGAGGTTATCGCCCATGCGCTTGAGCAGCGCCGGGCTGGCGACCCAGGCAAAGTGTGCGTGCTCGCGGCTGGCGCGCTGCAAATCCTCGGGGAAGGCCAGTTGTTTGCGCACAAACGTACGACCGGCGCACAGCGGCCATAGCACTCGGAACAGCAAGCCGTAGATATGCTGGGTGGCGACGCTGCCAATGATGCAGGCGTTTTCAAGGTCCGCGCCCCACAGCGCCTCCAGGGCCTCGACTTCGTTGGCCAACTGGCGCAGGGTCTTGTCGATGCGCTTGGGTTCGCCACTGGAACCGGAGGTGCACAGGCTCAGTTGGCAGGCATCCAGGTCCAGCACGGCAGCGCTCAATGGCGCTTGATACAGCGCGTCCAGGTCGGCCGCTGCGGTCAGCCAGGCATCGACCACAGTGTCCCAGCGTTGGCGGGTCTGCGGTTGCAAATCGGCGGGCAGCAGCACACTGACCCCGGCCCGCCAGGCGCCCAGCAGGGCAATCGCCAGCAGGCCTGCATCTTCCAGGTGCACGGCCAGGTGCCGGATGCCCCGCGCCTGCAGCCCCGCCGCCAGGCTCAGTGCGTGCTCCCACAGCTGTGCGTGGCTCATTTCAGGTTCGGTGGTCACCCAACGCTGTTGCAGCGGCTCAAGCAGCAAGTGCTCAAGTTTCAACCCATTCATACGCGGCCTCGAACCCTTTGTCGTACCAGCCATTCCACGGCAAACAACAACCCCATCAACCCGTAAGCGATCAAGCCGTTGTACAACGTCCACCAGCTCAGCGGCGCCCACAGGGTGAGGGCGGCGGCGAGCAGGCCATTACACAGAAAAAACGCGCTCCACACCACGGTTACCTGGCGGGTATACAGCACAGCGTGGGGCGGCAATACGGGGTCGGCCATGCGCGCCAGGCGCTCGACCATCGGCGGGCCATACCTGAGGCTCAAGCCAAACAACAACAACATGAATGCGCTGACCAGGCTCGGGTACCAACGCAGCAGGTGCGGGCTGTCGAACCAGGCCAGCGCCAGGCAGAACACAATCACCGCCCCTGCCATCCAGCGGGTGCCGGGGCGTCGCGCACCGATCAGCGCCCGTAACAGCCACAGGCCGCCCAACAGCAGGCCGAATTGCCACGGCGCAAAGTGCTCGGTGCCGAAATACACCGCAAAGGGGTACAGCAGCCCCGCCAGCAACAGGCCAAGGGCAATCAGCCGGCTCATGCGGCCGGTTGGACCAGACGGTACACCGCCTCAACCACGTCGTTCACGGTACGCACCGCCTTGAATTCTTCGGCGGCGATCTTCTTGCCGGTCTGGCGCTTGATATGGTCGATCAAGTCCACGGCGTCGATGCTGTCGATTTCCAGGTCCTGGTACAGGTTGGCGTCAAGGGTGACGCGGGCAGGCTCCAGTTCAAACAGTTCCACCAGAGCATCGCGCAGGGTGTTGAAAATATCGTCACGAGTTTGCATGGTCCGGTCTCAAGCTGCCTGTCTGGCTGTGACGAATGCCGCAAGGCTGGCCACGTTGGTGAAGTGATTGCGGGTGTCCTTGGCGTCGGCATCGATCTTGACGCCGTACTTTTTCTGGATCGCCAGGCCCAATTCCAGGGCGTCGACCGAATCCAGGCCCAGGCCTTCGCCGAACAGGGTTTGCTCGCTGCCGATGTCGTCGACGCTGATGTCTTCCAGGCCCAGGGCCTCGATGATCAGCGCCTTTATGTCGTGCTCAAGGCGGTGTTGGTCGCTCATCTTCGGCGAGCTCCTTAATAAAAAAGTGGTGCAGGTAATCGTTGAGCTTGCGTGAGGCTTGGGGCGCGGGGCCCAGTGTTGCGAACGCCTGTGGTTCTATATCGGCACCTACGCGCAAACTGAAGTGAAAGCGGCGTTTGGGAATGCGATACCAGGGTTCGGCCTTGGTCAACGTGGTGGGGCTGACCTTGATCACTACGGGGGTGATGATTGTCGCACCCCGCAGCGCAATGGCGGCGGCACCGCGATGAAAGGCAGGAGCGGCGCCGGGCGTGGTGCGGGTGCCTTCGGGAAAGATGATCAGGGTCTGGCCCGCGCGCAGGGCGTCGGCGGCGGCGTCGAGCATGTCTGCGCTGCCGTCATTGCTGATGTAGCCGGCATCCCGTACCGGGCCTCGGGTGAACGGGTTTTGAAACAGGCTCTGCTTGACCACGCAGTTGGTTTGGCGCATCAGGCCGATCAGGAACACCACGTCGATCAGCGAGGGGTGGTTGGCGACGATCATCTGGCCGGGACGGCCGAGTTTTTCGGCGCCTTCGACACTGAAGGTCAACACGCCGGCACGCTGCATCAGGCGGATAAAGAACCAGAACAGTTTACTGATGGTATGGCGGGCTCGGCGCTGGTGTTTTGCGGCACTGCCCGGCAGGCAACCGAGCAGCGGAAATACCAGCAGGCGCAGGCACAACCCGCCGACGCCGAACAGCGTGAAACTGGCGGCAGTGGCGAACAGGCGCCAGTAATAGGCATCCCGTGGTTTATCAGTCACGACTTGCGTTGCCAGTTCCATACGCGGTTCTTCCAGGCATGTTGGCAGGCGGCCTGTTCGGTGAGCAGGGCGCGCAGCAGATTCAGGGCGTGAGGCCACTGTGTTTGGGTGAGTTGGACCGCACCGCCGGTTAGTTCCAGTTGCCACTCGTCGCCGGGTGTCAGCAGCAGGCCGACAGCGTAGGGGAACGGCACATCAACGATCCAGCTGGCGTAAGCATCGGGTGCCTGTTCTTCGGTGATCACCAGCAGTACCGCCTTGGCGCCTTCGCTAAGCAGCGCGGCGGCTTCAAGCATGCCGTGTTCCAGTCCATCGCCAGCAGCCGCGAGGGCGGTCATCTCGCTGGTTTCATTGCGCAGGATCGACCACAAACCAATCACCGCGTTGTGCACCGACAGGCTGAACTGGGTCGGCGAGAGCGGCTGGTTGTTGGCCAGATCGCTGAGGATGTCGAGGGTGCGCGGGGTTTCGCCGTGCCGGGACACAAACACCAGAGGCAGGCTCTCAAGGCCCTCGGCCAGCGGCCAGCCTACGCTGAACGCCATGCGCGCCAGGCGGCTCAGGCGGCGGCGCTGCATGGCCGGCAGGAAAGACACGTCGGGGCATGCCTGGCTTACGGGCAGCAACACCGGGGCGTGGCACCATGCATGCCAGTCGTCCACGCTATCGAGCCCTGGGGCCCAGGCGCGCCATTGCGCGATGTTGAAAGTGATCACTGAGAAGGTATCCCGCCCCTGCGGGCTTCCATGTGCAGCCGTTGGCCCCCGATACAGGGACAGGGAACGATAGCCGAATGGCGCGCATTATCCCGGTGCCGTG
Above is a genomic segment from Pseudomonas azadiae containing:
- a CDS encoding acyl-CoA thioesterase translates to MRSQGVLHCDTEILVPFFDVDTMNVVWHGHYVKYLEVARCALLDKLDHNYTAMLESGYAWPVIDMQLRYVRGAVFGQTINVRASLVEWENRLKVNYLITDLASGERLTRASTVQVAVEVATREMQLASPKIFTDAVERALK
- a CDS encoding HAL/PAL/TAL family ammonia-lyase encodes the protein MTTHLEPVTFGERALRIEDVLALANRQAPTQLQGDAAYRQRIAKGAQFLDSLLDKEGVIYGVTTGYGDSCVVAVPLQHVEALPRHLYTFHGCGLGKLLDAQATRAVLAARLQSLCHGVSGVRVELLERLHAFLEHDLLPLIPEEGSVGASGDLTPLSYVAATLSGEREVMFRGERRQAAEVHRELGWAPLVLRPKEALALMNGTAVMTGLACLAFARADYLLQLATRITALNVVALQGNPEHFDERLFAAKPHPGQMQVAAWLRKDLAIDAPTAPLHRLQDRYSLRCAPHVLGVLADSLNWLRAFIEIELNSANDNPIIDAEEERVLHGGHFYGGHIAFAMDSLKTLVANVADLLDRQLALLVDVRYNHGLPSNLSGAPADRAMINHGFKAVQIGTSAWTAEALKNTMPASVFSRSTECHNQDKVSMGTIAARDAIRVLELTEQVAAATLLAANQGVWLRAQAEDARPLPPALAAMHEALAKDFPPVIEDRALEGELRLCLQRIAEQHWRLHA
- a CDS encoding LpxL/LpxP family acyltransferase, with translation MSDSTKHWADREERGSYRLMKLTAFAARVLGRRVLSPVLYGIVLYFFLFGRTARQSAWQYQQRLADWSGREHLRPTHRKVFGQFMAFADSLLDKLDVWNGKLRLEQIEINDPAQLRGQLRGARGQMLVGAHLGNLEVCRALAEIGEQVTMNVLVHTKHAEQFNRLLGEAGATHLRLIQVSELDPATMLLLSQRLDDGEWLAIAGDRVPLHGGRTVRVDFLGHAAAFPQGPWLLAGLLKCPVNLLMCLKHKQRYRLSIEPFAELIEWKRSTREQVIALWTARYAARLGQFCLEAPQQWFNFYPFWKTDDDAS
- a CDS encoding glycosyltransferase family 2 protein, whose protein sequence is MHNPCALIPVYNHEAAVPAVVRRLLSNGLPCLLVDDGSSPACAAVLAQLATLDNVTLLTLPNNQGKGGAVMAGFREAARLGYTHTLQVDADGQHDLREVETFLDLSRRHPDAVICGYPEYDDSVPKGRLYARYLTHVWVWINTLSLQIRDSMCGFRVYPLTPVLSLMDSAYIGTRMDFDSDILVRLAWRNQPMRWLPTQVHYPADGLSHFRLFHDNVRISAMHTRLFFGMLVRAPMILWRRWQA
- a CDS encoding acyl-CoA synthetase family protein, whose translation is MNGLKLEHLLLEPLQQRWVTTEPEMSHAQLWEHALSLAAGLQARGIRHLAVHLEDAGLLAIALLGAWRAGVSVLLPADLQPQTRQRWDTVVDAWLTAAADLDALYQAPLSAAVLDLDACQLSLCTSGSSGEPKRIDKTLRQLANEVEALEALWGADLENACIIGSVATQHIYGLLFRVLWPLCAGRTFVRKQLAFPEDLQRASREHAHFAWVASPALLKRMGDNLDWPALSQVSRVFSSGGALPVEAAGSLYDRLQQWPTEILGSSETGGIAWRQGAQPWQPFADVQLSQDADGALRIASPYLPAGHIEHTADAARIHADGRFELLGRLDRIVKLEEKRISLPMLENALMAHPWVAETRLGVVQENRASLGALVVLSAEGLHALRNQGRRMLTQNLRQHLSQHCEALALPRRWRLLRQLPLNSQGKLPQADVEALLLAPRPKAPEVLEQAEADGEWTLQLSVPPDLAYFSGHFPVTPVLPGVVQVEWAFNLGQHLLDLPATFAGMEVLKFQQLVRPGDHIELHLRFDPERSKLYFAYRNGVAACSSGRIVLESVNA
- a CDS encoding COG4648 family protein, with the translated sequence MSRLIALGLLLAGLLYPFAVYFGTEHFAPWQFGLLLGGLWLLRALIGARRPGTRWMAGAVIVFCLALAWFDSPHLLRWYPSLVSAFMLLLFGLSLRYGPPMVERLARMADPVLPPHAVLYTRQVTVVWSAFFLCNGLLAAALTLWAPLSWWTLYNGLIAYGLMGLLFAVEWLVRQRVRGRV
- a CDS encoding acyl carrier protein yields the protein MQTRDDIFNTLRDALVELFELEPARVTLDANLYQDLEIDSIDAVDLIDHIKRQTGKKIAAEEFKAVRTVNDVVEAVYRLVQPAA
- a CDS encoding phosphopantetheine-binding protein; this translates as MSDQHRLEHDIKALIIEALGLEDISVDDIGSEQTLFGEGLGLDSVDALELGLAIQKKYGVKIDADAKDTRNHFTNVASLAAFVTARQAA
- a CDS encoding lysophospholipid acyltransferase family protein yields the protein MELATQVVTDKPRDAYYWRLFATAASFTLFGVGGLCLRLLVFPLLGCLPGSAAKHQRRARHTISKLFWFFIRLMQRAGVLTFSVEGAEKLGRPGQMIVANHPSLIDVVFLIGLMRQTNCVVKQSLFQNPFTRGPVRDAGYISNDGSADMLDAAADALRAGQTLIIFPEGTRTTPGAAPAFHRGAAAIALRGATIITPVVIKVSPTTLTKAEPWYRIPKRRFHFSLRVGADIEPQAFATLGPAPQASRKLNDYLHHFFIKELAEDERPTPP
- a CDS encoding beta-ketoacyl synthase chain length factor; amino-acid sequence: MITFNIAQWRAWAPGLDSVDDWHAWCHAPVLLPVSQACPDVSFLPAMQRRRLSRLARMAFSVGWPLAEGLESLPLVFVSRHGETPRTLDILSDLANNQPLSPTQFSLSVHNAVIGLWSILRNETSEMTALAAAGDGLEHGMLEAAALLSEGAKAVLLVITEEQAPDAYASWIVDVPFPYAVGLLLTPGDEWQLELTGGAVQLTQTQWPHALNLLRALLTEQAACQHAWKNRVWNWQRKS